The following coding sequences are from one Megamonas funiformis window:
- the dhaM gene encoding dihydroxyacetone kinase phosphoryl donor subunit DhaM, translated as MIGIVIVSHSSLIADGTKELALQMADPTLKIMAAGGTSDGKLGTDMKKIKSAIEKVNGADGVLILTDLGSSVLTTEMAIDMMDEDDKDISKIQIANAPLVEGAVIAAVEASFNSDIFSIKKTVEDIIIKKVPL; from the coding sequence GTGATAGGTATTGTAATCGTATCTCATAGTTCTTTAATTGCAGATGGAACTAAAGAGCTAGCTCTCCAAATGGCAGACCCTACATTGAAAATCATGGCCGCAGGAGGCACATCAGATGGAAAACTTGGCACCGATATGAAAAAAATAAAATCTGCCATCGAAAAAGTAAATGGAGCTGATGGAGTTCTTATACTTACTGATTTAGGAAGTTCTGTATTAACAACTGAAATGGCTATTGATATGATGGATGAAGATGATAAAGATATCAGTAAAATTCAAATAGCTAATGCGCCTTTAGTTGAAGGAGCTGTTATTGCTGCTGTTGAAGCTTCATTCAATAGTGATATATTCAGTATAAAAAAGACTGTTGAAGACATCATCATAAAAAAGGTTCCATTATAA
- a CDS encoding DUF3783 domain-containing protein, which yields MKKNIQEMILLYNFTDELRLMEIKTLLEAMKIKVITVDKEEHYQKIGYLFGLKGFNKVQPTNEEVLNFEYELMMFHNFTKPRLDNVLKVMREKNLQVPICKAVVTTFNRFWSIARVCHALEKEHLAMQKQDA from the coding sequence ATGAAAAAAAATATTCAAGAAATGATTTTATTATATAATTTTACAGATGAATTACGCTTAATGGAAATAAAAACTTTATTAGAAGCGATGAAAATAAAAGTTATTACTGTAGATAAAGAAGAACATTATCAAAAAATTGGTTATTTATTTGGTTTAAAGGGATTTAACAAAGTACAGCCAACAAATGAAGAAGTGTTAAATTTTGAATATGAATTAATGATGTTTCATAATTTTACTAAACCTAGATTAGATAATGTCTTAAAAGTAATGCGAGAAAAAAATCTGCAAGTGCCTATTTGCAAAGCAGTTGTTACGACTTTTAATCGCTTTTGGAGTATAGCGCGTGTTTGTCATGCACTAGAAAAAGAACATTTAGCGATGCAAAAACAAGATGCATAA
- a CDS encoding glutamate synthase: MCRIGSIKSKVPVSPAKALKLMIPQQEGHDNSGFAMVMKDLYGIFSDYKDKPLLSLACTQRGAEMVEEYMDSHNFIQLAEWIPVPDKQPGLDIQAMPYYIFRNYDYPEYYKDKSEEEKGELLLDTRLALRKILEESGNGFVYSFWPDVLTLKEIGDPADIATYFHLWNENGCLLAKNIVAQCRQNTNYDIVRYAAHPFFLQGYTLCANGENTFFTKNKEFQKSLHRGYIGFESDSQNFLYTLHYVLHELKWSIEYFKHVITPLPFEEIDKREDKEVLTAIRQSLANLEINGPNTVIANLPDGRMMTCCDSKKLRPVVVGGDENMVAIASEVCGINEILPNRDMSKDIYPNEREVVVINNDLEVQRWKQ; encoded by the coding sequence GTGTGTAGAATAGGTTCTATAAAAAGTAAAGTTCCTGTTAGTCCGGCAAAAGCTTTAAAATTAATGATACCTCAACAAGAAGGTCATGATAACTCTGGATTTGCTATGGTTATGAAGGATTTATATGGTATTTTTTCCGATTATAAAGATAAGCCGTTACTTTCTTTAGCTTGTACTCAACGCGGTGCAGAAATGGTTGAAGAATATATGGACAGCCACAATTTTATTCAGTTGGCTGAATGGATTCCCGTCCCTGATAAACAACCAGGCTTAGATATTCAAGCTATGCCATATTATATATTCCGTAATTATGATTATCCTGAATATTACAAAGATAAATCAGAAGAAGAAAAAGGCGAATTGTTATTAGATACACGTTTAGCTCTTCGTAAAATATTAGAAGAATCAGGTAATGGTTTTGTATATTCATTTTGGCCAGATGTACTTACTTTGAAAGAAATTGGTGACCCTGCTGATATTGCTACATATTTCCATCTTTGGAATGAAAATGGCTGTTTACTTGCTAAAAATATTGTTGCTCAATGTCGTCAAAATACAAATTATGACATTGTACGTTATGCAGCACATCCATTCTTTTTACAAGGATATACTCTTTGCGCTAATGGTGAAAATACATTCTTTACTAAAAATAAAGAGTTCCAAAAATCTTTACATCGTGGATATATAGGTTTTGAATCAGACTCTCAAAATTTCTTATATACACTTCATTATGTTTTACATGAATTAAAATGGTCTATTGAATATTTTAAACATGTAATTACACCTCTTCCATTTGAAGAAATTGATAAACGTGAAGATAAAGAAGTATTAACAGCTATTCGTCAATCTTTAGCTAATTTAGAAATAAATGGACCAAATACAGTTATTGCTAATTTACCAGATGGCAGAATGATGACATGCTGTGATTCTAAAAAACTTCGCCCAGTTGTTGTAGGTGGCGATGAAAATATGGTAGCTATTGCTTCAGAAGTTTGTGGTATTAATGAAATATTGCCAAATAGAGATATGAGCAAAGATATTTATCCTAATGAACGTGAAGTTGTAGTAATTAACAATGACTTGGAGGTTCAAAGATGGAAACAGTAA
- a CDS encoding glutamate synthase-related protein — METVKTQDISTNDLNWKIEYDMDRCTMCGSCLATCTFQAIKADVIRIDKTTSDGLFPDPKHTHKAIPVIKQVKTLANACVGCGMCEKVCPNGAIRPVRNADTRKTLLSRDHGPIKRGGRTNLNAQRTLDSIIVGRISQMTDPALDSQRHTFDIRSPFGRVLPAKDLPLKMENGKLVMEHKAPPVNWIYPLIFSDMSIGALSTRAWEAVALACAYLNEKCNIPIRMSSGEGGMPIKLLESDYLKYMILQIASGHFGWNRIVKALPKMKVDPAGVLIKIGQGAKPGDGGLLPAAKVAEHVQAIRGVPKATLSSPPNHQGLYSIEESVQKMHLSMNAAFGFRVPVAIKCAASATSVSVYNNLLRDPYKICGGFFIDGIQGGTGAANEISLDHTGHPVVSKIRDCYLAAVKQGLQGQIPLYGGGGIGLTGNAAADAFKMMCLGANGVFCGKILIQLLGCVGNEHGRCNSCNTGKCPTGICTQDPRLVKRLDIDKGAQKIVDYVLAFDQELRKLMAPIGNSSLPIGRSDALVSTDKAIAEKLGIQYVC, encoded by the coding sequence ATGGAAACAGTAAAAACGCAAGATATAAGTACAAACGACCTTAATTGGAAAATTGAATATGATATGGACCGTTGCACTATGTGCGGTAGCTGTTTAGCAACTTGTACTTTTCAAGCAATTAAAGCAGATGTAATTCGCATAGATAAAACTACTTCTGATGGATTATTCCCTGATCCAAAACATACACATAAAGCAATTCCTGTTATAAAACAGGTAAAAACACTTGCAAATGCTTGTGTTGGTTGTGGTATGTGTGAAAAAGTTTGTCCAAATGGTGCTATTCGTCCAGTGAGAAATGCTGATACAAGAAAAACATTGCTTTCTCGTGATCATGGCCCTATTAAACGTGGTGGACGTACAAATTTAAATGCACAAAGAACATTAGATAGCATTATTGTAGGTCGTATCAGTCAGATGACTGACCCTGCACTTGACTCTCAGCGTCATACTTTTGATATACGTTCTCCATTTGGTAGAGTATTACCAGCAAAAGATTTGCCTTTAAAAATGGAAAATGGCAAATTAGTTATGGAACATAAAGCACCACCAGTAAATTGGATTTATCCACTTATTTTCTCTGATATGTCCATTGGTGCTTTGTCTACAAGAGCATGGGAAGCTGTTGCTCTTGCTTGTGCTTATTTGAATGAAAAATGCAATATTCCAATTCGCATGAGTTCTGGTGAAGGCGGTATGCCAATTAAACTTTTGGAATCGGATTATTTAAAATATATGATTTTACAGATTGCTTCTGGTCACTTTGGTTGGAACCGTATTGTAAAAGCTCTTCCTAAAATGAAAGTAGACCCAGCAGGCGTTCTCATTAAAATTGGTCAAGGGGCAAAACCTGGTGATGGTGGTTTGCTTCCTGCAGCTAAAGTAGCAGAACATGTTCAGGCAATTCGTGGTGTACCAAAAGCTACACTTTCTTCTCCACCAAACCATCAAGGTTTGTATTCCATTGAAGAATCTGTACAGAAAATGCATTTATCCATGAACGCTGCTTTTGGTTTCAGAGTTCCTGTAGCTATTAAATGTGCTGCTTCAGCTACTTCTGTATCTGTATATAATAATTTACTTCGTGACCCTTATAAAATTTGTGGCGGTTTCTTCATTGATGGTATTCAAGGTGGTACTGGTGCTGCAAATGAAATTTCCTTAGACCATACAGGTCATCCAGTTGTTTCCAAAATTCGTGATTGCTATTTAGCAGCTGTAAAACAAGGTCTTCAAGGTCAAATTCCACTTTATGGTGGTGGTGGTATCGGTCTTACTGGTAATGCAGCAGCTGATGCTTTCAAAATGATGTGCCTTGGTGCAAATGGGGTATTCTGTGGTAAAATCTTAATTCAACTTTTAGGCTGTGTTGGTAATGAACATGGTCGTTGTAATTCTTGTAATACTGGTAAATGTCCAACTGGTATTTGTACACAAGACCCTCGCCTTGTTAAACGTCTTGATATTGATAAAGGCGCACAAAAAATCGTTGATTATGTCTTAGCTTTTGACCAAGAACTTAGAAAACTCATGGCTCCAATTGGTAACTCATCTCTTCCAATTGGTAGAAGTGATGCTCTTGTTTCTACAGATAAAGCTATTGCTGAAAAACTTGGCATTCAATATGTATGCTAA
- a CDS encoding FAD-dependent oxidoreductase, with translation MFTIDTLVGHERMSTQDLLLAIGQAVAQGETEFEIHASGQHDIGGPLWHPEGKKLFFHVTNAGQRVGCMCLDNTEIVVDESSSADVGWLNAGGKITVRGDAGDTAGHCSAGGKIYIGGRAGTRSGSLMKHDPLYEEPQLWVLKNVGSFSFEFMGGGKAVVCGVDSEEFASVLGERPCVGMVGGTVYFRGKIDGYPADIRLKDLTDEDIAFLDNNMDEFLESIRKTELRSELSDWQQWHKLEPLTFAEKQAIADKQPDIKSFRQNEWIKGGMFSDVAVDDFAVNPTVVTGTYRQRVPYWENAKFAAPCEFSCPSNIPTQKRYNLIRQGKLEDAIKLVLEYTPFPGSVCGSVCPNPCMEGCTRGGIDEAVQIGQLGYLSAFTKVDAPKVKTGKKIAVIGGGVAGLSAAWQLARKGHDVTVYDDDKHMGGKLEQVIPRARLSHELLQSELKRIEDMGVKFVPECKVDADKFAQIKNNADAVVVATGGHKSRFFNWEGKEKLVMGLQFLKAVNRGDNPKVGKHVIVIGCGNAGMDTARGAYDMGAETVTCIDVQKPAAFDEEIEYIESRGGKLVWPFMTTKITDEGIYDDKGRFIPGDMVMVSIGEAPILDYLPQDDSIKKFRDWVVPNKDNSILDGVFVAGDVIKPGRLTDAIGSGQKAAYYADAYVMNKEVEAFPEKQQVNKDTLAKAYFDKCHHCNLGEPADDVNRCISCGTCRDCETCMQSCPEKAITRIQHLDGSFEYVSDAKKCIGCGICAGVCPCGIWTLKNNPEEIKMYRTKAE, from the coding sequence ATGTTTACTATAGATACTTTAGTTGGACATGAACGTATGTCCACACAAGATTTACTCCTTGCTATTGGTCAAGCTGTAGCTCAAGGAGAAACAGAATTTGAAATACATGCTTCTGGTCAACATGATATTGGTGGTCCATTATGGCATCCAGAAGGAAAAAAATTATTTTTCCATGTAACTAATGCAGGTCAACGTGTTGGTTGTATGTGTCTTGATAATACAGAAATCGTAGTAGATGAATCATCTTCTGCTGATGTTGGCTGGCTTAATGCTGGTGGTAAAATCACTGTTCGCGGTGATGCTGGTGATACAGCTGGTCATTGTTCTGCTGGCGGTAAAATTTATATCGGTGGTAGAGCAGGTACTCGTTCTGGTTCACTTATGAAACATGACCCACTTTATGAAGAACCACAATTATGGGTATTAAAAAATGTAGGTTCATTCTCCTTTGAATTCATGGGTGGTGGTAAAGCTGTTGTCTGCGGTGTAGATAGTGAAGAATTTGCAAGTGTACTCGGCGAACGTCCATGTGTAGGTATGGTAGGCGGTACAGTATATTTCCGTGGAAAAATAGATGGTTATCCAGCAGATATTCGCTTGAAAGATTTAACAGATGAAGACATTGCATTTTTAGATAATAATATGGACGAATTCTTGGAATCCATCAGAAAAACAGAACTTCGCAGTGAATTATCTGATTGGCAACAATGGCATAAACTTGAACCATTAACTTTTGCAGAAAAACAAGCTATTGCTGATAAACAACCAGATATAAAATCCTTCCGTCAAAATGAATGGATAAAAGGTGGTATGTTCAGTGATGTTGCTGTAGATGATTTTGCTGTAAATCCTACAGTTGTAACAGGAACATATCGTCAAAGAGTTCCTTATTGGGAAAATGCAAAATTTGCAGCTCCTTGTGAATTTAGTTGTCCGTCAAATATACCAACTCAAAAACGTTATAACTTAATTCGTCAAGGTAAATTAGAAGACGCAATTAAACTTGTATTAGAATATACACCATTCCCAGGTTCTGTTTGCGGTAGTGTTTGCCCTAATCCTTGTATGGAAGGTTGTACTCGTGGTGGCATTGATGAAGCTGTACAAATCGGTCAACTTGGCTATTTATCAGCTTTTACAAAAGTTGATGCACCAAAAGTTAAAACTGGCAAAAAAATCGCCGTTATCGGTGGTGGGGTAGCTGGTTTATCTGCTGCATGGCAACTTGCTCGCAAAGGTCATGATGTAACTGTTTATGATGATGATAAACATATGGGCGGTAAACTTGAACAAGTTATTCCTCGTGCTCGTTTATCTCATGAATTATTACAGTCTGAACTTAAACGCATTGAAGATATGGGCGTTAAATTCGTACCAGAATGCAAAGTTGATGCTGATAAATTTGCTCAAATTAAAAATAATGCAGATGCTGTTGTTGTAGCAACAGGTGGTCATAAATCTCGTTTCTTTAACTGGGAAGGTAAAGAAAAACTCGTCATGGGTCTTCAATTCTTGAAAGCAGTAAATCGCGGTGATAATCCAAAAGTTGGTAAACATGTAATCGTTATTGGTTGCGGTAATGCCGGCATGGATACAGCTCGTGGTGCTTATGATATGGGTGCAGAAACTGTTACTTGTATCGACGTACAAAAACCAGCAGCTTTTGATGAAGAAATTGAATATATTGAAAGCCGTGGCGGTAAATTAGTTTGGCCATTTATGACAACAAAAATCACTGACGAAGGTATCTATGATGATAAAGGTCGTTTCATTCCAGGTGATATGGTTATGGTATCAATCGGTGAAGCACCTATTCTTGATTACTTACCACAAGATGATAGCATTAAAAAATTCCGTGATTGGGTTGTACCAAATAAAGACAATTCCATTTTAGATGGAGTATTTGTAGCAGGGGACGTAATCAAACCTGGTCGTTTAACTGATGCTATCGGTTCAGGTCAAAAAGCAGCTTACTATGCAGATGCTTATGTGATGAATAAAGAAGTAGAAGCTTTCCCTGAAAAACAGCAAGTAAATAAAGATACTTTAGCTAAAGCTTATTTTGATAAATGTCATCATTGCAATCTTGGCGAACCAGCAGATGATGTAAATCGCTGCATTAGTTGTGGTACTTGCCGTGATTGTGAAACTTGTATGCAATCTTGTCCAGAAAAAGCAATTACACGTATTCAACATTTAGATGGTAGCTTTGAATATGTATCTGATGCTAAAAAATGTATCGGTTGTGGTATTTGTGCAGGCGTTTGTCCTTGCGGTATTTGGACATTAAAAAATAATCCAGAAGAAATAAAAATGTATAGAACAAAAGCTGAATAA
- a CDS encoding nitroreductase family protein — MTNEVIKAMIERRSCRKFKAEQIKDEELQAILEAGKYAATGKGLQSPKMVVIQNPEVIAKLSKWNADIMGVKSDPFYGAPTVILVLADATRTTAVQDGSLVMGNLMLAAHSIGVASCWINRAKEEFATEEGKALLKQWGIEGDYIGVGHCVLGYPAVDLPKPAPRKDDYVVFVK, encoded by the coding sequence ATGACTAATGAAGTTATAAAAGCTATGATTGAAAGACGTTCTTGTCGTAAATTTAAAGCTGAGCAAATAAAAGATGAAGAGTTACAAGCTATATTAGAAGCGGGTAAATATGCAGCTACAGGTAAAGGATTGCAATCTCCGAAAATGGTAGTTATTCAAAATCCTGAAGTAATTGCAAAATTATCTAAATGGAATGCTGATATTATGGGAGTGAAATCTGACCCATTTTATGGAGCACCTACAGTGATTTTAGTTTTAGCTGATGCAACAAGAACTACAGCTGTTCAAGATGGTTCACTTGTAATGGGAAATTTAATGCTTGCAGCTCATAGTATAGGTGTTGCTTCTTGCTGGATTAATAGAGCAAAAGAAGAATTTGCTACAGAAGAAGGCAAAGCATTATTGAAACAATGGGGTATTGAAGGTGATTATATCGGTGTTGGACATTGTGTATTAGGATATCCAGCAGTTGATTTACCAAAACCTGCTCCTCGTAAAGATGATTATGTAGTTTTTGTTAAATAA
- a CDS encoding bile acid:sodium symporter family protein — MKTLEAISNFISKYMAAFVIIVAAIALFMPWTFTWSAKYVTYLLGIVMFGMGMTLRFEDFKLVFKRPKDVFIGALAQFTIMPALAWVLATLFQLPPELAVGVILVGTCPGGTSSNVMTYLARGDVALSVSMTMTTTILAPIVTPILSWWLAGAWIDISLQAMMISIIQVVVVPIALGIIINKFFGDFVRKAIKLLPLISVIAIVLIVGGVVSVSAQKIMETGLLIMAVVILHNMLGYALGFAIAKALKMDMAKSKAISIEVGMQNSGLATSLAMMHFGAVAAIPGAIFSVWHNISGSLAANYLAGKMDKEEKAVANKLVEN; from the coding sequence ATGAAGACATTAGAAGCAATCAGTAATTTTATATCGAAATATATGGCGGCTTTTGTTATTATCGTGGCTGCAATTGCTTTGTTTATGCCGTGGACTTTTACCTGGTCGGCGAAATATGTTACATATTTATTAGGCATTGTCATGTTTGGTATGGGTATGACTTTGCGTTTTGAAGATTTTAAATTAGTATTTAAACGTCCTAAAGATGTATTTATTGGGGCACTTGCTCAATTCACTATTATGCCAGCACTTGCTTGGGTTTTAGCAACATTATTTCAATTACCACCAGAACTTGCAGTCGGTGTAATTTTGGTAGGTACTTGCCCAGGTGGAACATCTTCAAATGTTATGACTTACTTGGCACGTGGTGATGTAGCATTATCCGTATCTATGACAATGACAACTACAATTTTGGCGCCAATTGTTACACCTATTCTCAGTTGGTGGCTCGCTGGTGCATGGATTGATATTTCTTTACAAGCAATGATGATTTCTATTATTCAAGTAGTAGTAGTACCTATTGCTTTAGGTATTATCATCAATAAATTCTTTGGTGATTTTGTACGCAAGGCTATAAAATTATTACCTCTTATTTCCGTAATTGCTATCGTTTTAATCGTAGGTGGCGTAGTATCTGTTAGTGCACAAAAAATAATGGAAACTGGCTTACTCATCATGGCTGTAGTTATTTTGCACAATATGTTAGGTTACGCTTTAGGTTTTGCTATTGCTAAAGCTTTAAAAATGGATATGGCTAAATCAAAAGCAATTTCTATTGAAGTAGGTATGCAAAATTCAGGGCTTGCAACATCTCTTGCTATGATGCACTTTGGTGCTGTAGCAGCTATACCAGGAGCAATCTTTAGTGTATGGCATAATATTTCTGGTTCTTTAGCAGCAAATTATTTAGCTGGAAAAATGGATAAAGAAGAAAAAGCAGTTGCTAATAAATTAGTAGAAAATTGA
- a CDS encoding YjbE family putative metal transport protein (Members of this highly hydrophobic protein family,regularly are found preceded by the yybP-ykoY manganese riboswitch (see RF00080). A metal cation transport function is proposed.): MFSAAWFAALGSILLLDLILSGDNAILIAMACKRLPDKQKLKAMIIGCMGAVIIRVLLTLFATELLGLPYLQFIGGILLLYIAVKLLTDHGDDKAGDKQPTTLMAAVRTIIIADFIMSLDNVLSLAGVANMVPEGKWSLIICGLMISLPIVLCGAQLFLMIMKKLPGLVYVGGGILAYTAAEMMVMDRVIGVYLVEWSLIIKVVLVLMILSFGWFKNHKSCNC, encoded by the coding sequence ATGTTTTCTGCGGCATGGTTTGCAGCTCTAGGAAGTATTTTGTTATTGGATTTAATTTTAAGTGGTGATAATGCTATTTTAATAGCTATGGCATGTAAAAGACTTCCTGATAAACAGAAATTGAAAGCCATGATAATTGGTTGTATGGGAGCTGTAATAATTAGAGTATTATTAACTTTATTTGCTACAGAATTGTTAGGTTTACCATACTTACAATTTATAGGAGGAATTCTTCTATTATATATAGCAGTTAAATTGTTGACTGACCATGGTGATGACAAAGCCGGTGATAAACAGCCGACTACTTTGATGGCTGCAGTAAGAACTATTATTATTGCAGATTTTATCATGAGTTTAGATAATGTATTATCTTTAGCAGGCGTAGCTAATATGGTTCCAGAAGGAAAATGGAGTTTAATTATCTGTGGTTTGATGATTAGCTTGCCAATAGTATTATGTGGTGCGCAATTATTTTTAATGATAATGAAAAAATTACCAGGTCTTGTTTATGTAGGTGGCGGTATTTTAGCTTATACTGCTGCTGAAATGATGGTAATGGATAGAGTTATTGGTGTTTACTTAGTGGAATGGAGTTTGATTATTAAAGTTGTATTGGTATTAATGATATTGAGTTTTGGTTGGTTTAAAAATCATAAAAGTTGTAATTGTTAA
- the htpX gene encoding zinc metalloprotease HtpX gives MNMLKTTLLMAALTGILIAIGGAIGGSTGAVVMFVISLGLNFYTYWNSDTMCLRAYNARVITREEAPNLYDLVERLAERAQLPMPRVAIIEADEPNAFATGRNPEHAAVAVTTGIMRALTYEELAGVISHELAHVKHRDTLIGTIAASIAGVISMIANIAQFAAIFGSNNDEEEGSNPLVLMATAIIAPIAAAVIQMAISRTREYDADAEGGRICGNPLYLANALEKIEHYAKYGEIPNAKPETSHMFIINPLAGKGKSIANLFSTHPLTEDRIAKLHEQASQQGITTV, from the coding sequence ATGAATATGTTAAAAACGACGTTATTGATGGCGGCGTTAACAGGTATATTGATTGCTATTGGTGGTGCAATTGGCGGCAGCACAGGCGCTGTGGTTATGTTTGTTATCTCTTTAGGATTGAATTTCTATACTTATTGGAATAGCGATACTATGTGTTTAAGAGCATATAATGCTAGAGTGATAACACGCGAAGAAGCACCTAATCTATATGATTTAGTAGAAAGATTAGCAGAAAGAGCACAACTTCCTATGCCAAGAGTAGCTATTATTGAAGCTGATGAGCCAAATGCTTTTGCTACAGGTAGAAATCCAGAACATGCAGCTGTAGCTGTAACAACAGGAATTATGCGAGCTCTTACTTATGAAGAATTAGCTGGGGTTATCAGCCATGAGCTTGCCCATGTAAAACATCGTGATACTTTGATTGGTACAATAGCAGCTTCTATTGCAGGTGTAATTTCTATGATAGCGAATATTGCTCAATTTGCAGCTATTTTTGGTAGCAATAATGATGAAGAAGAAGGTTCTAATCCATTAGTATTGATGGCAACAGCTATTATAGCTCCTATTGCTGCTGCAGTAATTCAGATGGCTATTTCCCGTACACGAGAATATGATGCAGATGCTGAAGGTGGCCGTATTTGTGGAAATCCGCTTTATTTAGCAAATGCCTTGGAAAAAATAGAGCATTATGCTAAATATGGAGAAATACCAAATGCGAAACCAGAAACTTCTCATATGTTTATTATTAATCCTTTAGCCGGCAAAGGAAAATCTATAGCAAATCTATTTAGTACACATCCATTGACTGAAGATAGAATTGCGAAACTTCATGAGCAAGCTAGTCAGCAAGGTATTACAACAGTTTAA